CTTATTTTATTCACGCTTCGGCTTACGCACATACCGATTCAATTAGCCTTTTACAGAACTATAAGGCTGGTATGAAACGACATAAGGATCTTGCCGACCATGCATCTACGTTTATAGCAATGATAACTGTGAAATTTCTATGGGACTTAATTGGCCTATTTCCAACGGCAAAGATGCATTTTCCCGATACTGAACTGGCGCATATCAGGGTCAGTGCTGAGCAATTGGCACGCGTAAGGTAGCGAGCGTCGCACAACAAAAGTTACCTGCTGCGCTCCCTGCGGTGCTCCGGGTTTTGCGGCGCAAAACCCCGACTCCACCGAAGACGGAGACTCGCCTACGGCTCATCACGCGAGCTCTGAAGACAGAGACCCGAAGACGGGTCACGGCCCTACGCGCCAAAGAAGCCTTCGTCGCACAAACGGGACGTTTGTTTGGTGCTCCACCTAGGACGGAGACTCGGCTTCGCCTCGTCGCAGGCAGGCGCTTCGGGCAGATTTTGGCTTGCCGTGAAGACACGGCCAGCCAAAACCTCAAGTAGATTCCACGTTGTGTGAAACTTGCGGGGACTAATCTATAAGCATTTCTCGCAAAACTGACTTAACTGAGCCAATGGCTTCAATATTGACCTTACCAAGCTTCTTAACTAAACGCGCTTTATCGACCGTACGAATCTGGTCGAGGACTATATATCCGGTCTTCTTCTTGAATACTGTTTTCACTCGTGTCGGATAATTTCGCGAAACAGTTGTCATAGGGGCGATGATTATCGTAGAAATATTACCATTCATCTCATTTGGTGATATGATAAGGCAGGGCCTGGTTTTCTTAATCTCATGGCCGATAGTCGGATCAAGATTTATCAGAAATACGTCGTATTGTTCCACTACCATTGCCAGTCTCGATCTGCCGCATCTGTGAAATCGGGCATTAATAATCTATCATCCCGGTTTGTCGCCATCTCTTTGAATTTCTTTGCCCAACCTGCTCGAGCCTTACTTTTAATCGGTTTCAAGAGAAGTCCATCTTTCGTCGAAGTGACATCCACCTCATCTTCGATATGGTATTGTTCCAAAATACTTTTGGGGATACGCAGCCCTTTCGAGTTGCCCACCTTTACTATCTGCAAGATCATACCGATCAAGCAATTACATTGTAATCACTTCGTCAAGTTTTTCGATTCCGAACCCGCAAACTTCAGACAACAAATTTTCTCTGCTGCGCTCCCTGCGGTGCTCCGGGTTTTGCGGCCCAAAACCCCGACTCTACCGAAGACGGAGACTCGCCTACGGCTCGTCACGCTTGCTCTGAAAGCAGCGCCGCCGAAGACGGGTTGCGTGATTACGCGCCAGAGATGCCCTGCGCCCGGCCAAGCGGGAGCTTGGTTTTGCCGGACTCGGGCGGGCGCTTCGGGCATATTTTTGGCTTGCCGTGAAGACACGGCCAGCCAAAACCTCGAATAGATTTCGCGCTGTACTCCGTTGCCAGAGATGAGTTTTTCAAGAATTGAAACCGAAAGATTGATTCTTCGCACCTGGCGGCGCGAAGACCTCAATGACTTTGCTGAGATGAATGCCGACCTAGAAGTCATGCGTTTTTTCCCCACCACTTTAACCTCAGAGGAATCGAACATATTATTTGACAAAATAGTGGGTCACTTCGAAGAGAAAGGCTTTGGTCTATTTGCGCTTGAGACAAGGGAGACTCAGGAATTCATTGGTTTTACTGGACTTTCGACAATAACCTTTCAAGCGCCCTTTTCAGAAATTATAGAATTAGGTTGGCGAATCATTCGAAAATATCAATGCAGAGGCTATGCAACTGAAGCAGCAAATGCTGCGAAGAACTATGCCTTCCATAAGCTCGGGTTCAAGTCACTTGTGGCATTCACGGTGCCTGAAAATGTGGCATCCAGACGGGTCATGGAAAAGATTGGTATGATTCGCAATCCTGATGAGGATTTTGATCACCCGAGAGTTCCGCAACAACATCCACTTCGCCGACATGTGCTATACCGGGTGAAAGCGAGCTAATATGAACGGGCAACGGTTTACAACAAAATTTAGCCGCTGCGCGCGCGACCACCTGCGGCTGGGTCGTGTGCTCGGCCTCGGTCGCCAGGAGTCGTTGACGCCGCACGCACGTGACGTGCATTCGGTGCGGCGCAACGAGGCGACCTTCAGCAAATTAATAGTGCGCCAAGCCGCGGCTTTCGAATGAAGACCGCACTTATTGCGCGATGCGCTATCGACTTCAAGTAAATTCCGTGTTGTCTGCCATGGTTGAACATGTTATTCGCCGCCATCCATGGCGGTGCACGATGCCTGTGTGTTGAAAATTGCATGAAGAACAATAAGAAGCGATATGATTGGTTACGTCCAACGATACGTGATTGGGCTGCATTTGCAATCTTCGTAATTTTTAGCGCGGTCACGCCTTTGGTTTTTTCGAACAATAGCGATTTAGGCATATATTGCTTAGTCTTTTTTGGCTTTGGTAGCACCGTTGCCGGTCTAACTGTTTTTCGGAAGATTCGCGAAAGTAAATTTGATGGTTCATCGGTTGATGTCATTGGCGGCGTAGCAATTAGACCTTCGCGCCTACGCTTGATGGTGTATGCCTTTGGACTTTCTATTTTTGGCGCGACGATGGCTGTTTTTGGCACCGGGATGCCCATATTTCTCAGGCTAATTGGGGGCGGCCTCTTGGCTCTAGGGATAACAATGGTGATCTTAGGCCTTCTAAAGAAGTTACCAGCAGGTTTCATCCGCTTCGACGTTGATCGTTTCGTCCTGGGAAATAGGCGTTATACTATCGGCATAGAATGGGACAATATGGCCCGAATCGAACCGGGCAACATACATGATAATTCCGCCGTGTTCGTCTGGTTAAAATCTCCGCAAGCGATTCAGGTCGAGCCATCCAAATCAATTACTTCCGCTCTAAAATCCATCTCATGGACTGAACAATGGTACGGTGCACATTTGGCGTTAATTACGGAAATATATGGTCTGCCAGGCCCCATGGTTGCAGCTGCTTTAACTCGATATAAATCCCATCCAGAGGCAAGAGAAGAGCTTAGAAACAAATACATAACTTAATAATGGCCCGGCCGTCCATGGCCGGGCTCGATTGTGCAACCACGGCAGACAACAAAATTTACCTGCTGCGCTCCGAAGCGGAAACCTGCGGATTCGCGTAGCGAATCCTTGGTCGCGCTGCGGAGCTCCGGGTTTTGCGGCGCAAAACCCCGACTTCACCGAAACGGAGACTCGCCTGCGGCTCGTCACGCTTGCTCTGAAAGCAGCGCCGTAGAAGCTGGGTCGCGTCCCTGCGCGCCAGAGATACCTTCGTCGCACAAGCGGGACGTTTGTTCGGTGCTCCACCTAGGACGGAGACTCGGCTTCGCCTCGTCGCAGGCAGGCGCTTTGGGCACATTTGATGGCGCAAATTGGCTTTACAGCCCAAAATTATGCCATACGCGTCACCGAGCGTCAGGGAGATTTAGCCTTGTACGCAATCTTTCGCAAAAACTTACTCATGAATCATTTGAGCCTGTTACAGATCAAAAATCTGGTAAGAAAGAAGGCGATGCTAATTTCGGCCCCGAATAATTACCTGCCCTCATTCGGCAAACCCACTTACGACGCGCATCCCCATATAGAACTCAATAACCAAAAATATCACTATGTAATTCTTGAGAGAGGCAAAGAATCGGAACGTAGAAGCACTCCAGACCTGGAGGAGTTTTTTTACTGGATATTTAAGGCAATAACCTGGTCAATGGCTGTTGATTTTGAGCTTTCAAACCGGATAATTGGCGAGGATTGCAGGCGAATGATTTTCCAAAAGCAATCAGAATTATTGGGGGCTTTGGATCAGAATTGGCAGCGGAGGTTCGGCTCAGAAACGGCGCAGTTATTGCAGCAGTTCCCTTTCGATGATGTGGCTGGGTTGAGAGCTTCTTATAGCGGGCGCCTGAGAAAGAAAGGCTTTGCTGAAAGTACCATTGAAAAATTGGCATTTAGAAAGTTCCCAAAGGTTGTACCGTAGCGCCACCGAAGCCAGGCAGGCACTTTGGGCACGCTATTCCCGCGAATCGGCTTTACAGATTGAAATAATCGCGTATGCGTAGACGAATGTTGGGCGAAACTAACCTTGTGTGACATTGGGGATGCAGCAATTTTATGAGAATAATCTTGTTCACGTTTGCTCTGACCTTACAGTTCATTATAATGGCGGCATGCAAGTCACAGCAAAAGCTCGAAGAAGAAAGAAATATTCTTGAAGTTTACGAATATGAGGCAGAAAAATTTCACCGGCTCTTAACGCAAATTCCGACTTTTGATGGATTCGATTTTCCCATCTGTAAACCTGAAGGTGCAGGTTGCTATGATGCGAATCCTTTCGGCACAGACGATCATTTAGGCGAAGACTGGAATGCCGGCCCAAACAATAAAGACCTGGGTAAACCGATTTACTCCATTGGCAATGGCGTCGTGGTTTATTCTCGTGATATTGGCAACGGTTGGGGGAAAGTATTGCGCGTAATTCACAGGGTGCAAACAGGTAATTCATTCGATTACATAGAAGCATTATATGCGCACTTCCATAAAATGGAACCTTCACTGGGTGATTTCTTAACACGAGGACAAAGAATCGGTACGATAGGTACGGCCGGCGGATCGTATGAAGCCCACCTGCATCTGGAATTGCGATCAAGAATAGCGATGCCTATAGGTGGGGGGTACTCAGCGAATACTGCCGGATTTCTAGTGCCGAAGGTCTATATTAAACAGCATAGGCCGAAAAAGAACTGAGTTTAATGCTTTAAGATTACTTTATTGTCCTTGCAACTCATGGTGAAGCCTTGAGTTTTTCGTAGCTCGACCGAAGACAGAGGGGGCAGGCACCCTTCAGAGCACGACTGCCAAGCGTTGATTACGAGCGCCCCGCAGGCGAAATGAAGACTGGCGGCCGAGCAAAATCCGATGCCAAAAGGCTTTACAGAGGGCTGGCTTTGTGCCGTTCGATGCAGCGATGAAAGGTCTTTTGGATGCGAGGCTTATCTTCATCTTCTCGGGCAGCGTTAATCTGGTATTTCGGAATGCTGGATGAATCACGGCCCGATACAAGCTATATGAGAGGCAACAACGTCGAGATATTGCTTTCGCCTTAGACACAGTATTCTTAGCAAACCACAATCGTCCGCAGCAAATGATTGAACAGGTCATTATCGACGAATTTGAAGCACATTCAGAGGCTCGTTCATTTTCGTTCTGGGTGCTGCTGATCACCGCGGCAATCTGTGCAATTCTGGCTCTATCACTGCATGAGGCAATACAACTCGCATGGCACAGTGCGTTCTTTCTTGCATATATGTTTCAATTCGCTCTGGTCATCTGGGCAGTCGATCGATACCTGAGACAAGAAAGAATATCCGAGTTCGTACAAAAATATACCAGAAGCCGAATATCCAAAACCATTGGCTTGCGCCGGCTTCATGAGACGCGCTCAGTGCTTGACAAACACTATAACCGTGACCGGCGATTTGGCTATCTGCTCGATTTTCTCGAGTTCTTGTTGAGCCCGAGCGATATGCTTTGGTTTAAGCTTTTGAAGTACGTATTGCTCATTGGCTCTGCCGTGATATTGCTGCCTTACGCATTTGTCGCGAACGCGCCCATAACGTACTTGACGGTTCTATCAGAAAGTGACGGCAACGCGATGGCGGGTTACAGATCTTTCTTGTTTTCGATTCTGATTATCGGGTTCTTTTGGTTTGGTTTTTCTGTTATGGTCTGGTTAAGCATCGCCTGGTTTTACGGCGAGGGCCTGTTCGACTGAACGCTTAAACGCCGCATCTCCCGGATTCGCAAAGCGAATCCGGGAGATGCGGCAACCCTCAAGTTGGGCTCGACGCCCTCATTGCGGGCTGCTAGCAGTCGCATACAGCTTCGCCGGTATTGCCCCCGCTAGAAATCCGGCACGGCCTGCTTTGACTGCATCGCGCATCGCCGCTGCCATGAGAACCGGGTCTTTGGCTTTTGCGATTGCGGTGTTGAGCAGAACTGCGTCGGCGCCGAGTTCCATCGCGCGTGCCGCGTGCGAGGGTGTGCCGATACCGGCGTCGACGATCACCGGCAAACGCCCGCGCATCATCGTGAGCAAGATCGTGAGGTTCGCTTCGTTGGCGACACCGCGGCCGCTGCCGATAGGGCTCGCGGCGGGCATAATGCATTCGGCACCCGCGTCGGCGAGACGGCGCGCCATCACCGGGTCGTCTGACGTGTAGACCATGAGGTAGAGATGCTTGCTGGCGGGGTCGGCTTTAATGAGTTCGACGGCTTTCAGCGTTTCAATCGGGTCGGGCAGCAGCGTCTGCACGTCGCCTGTGACTTCGATCTTGAGGTGCGTGTTGCCCATCGCGGCCGCGATTCGCGCCAGCCGCAGAGCGTCAGCGGCAAAGGCACAGCCCGCGGTGTTCGGTAGCAGGGTGATGTTTGTCGTGTCGACATGGTCGACCAGAGATGCAGAACGGTTGCTGTCTCTGACCTCGATGCGGCGCAGCGCAACGGTCACCATCTGCGTTTCGGCGACGCGGTGGCATGCCTGCATAATTTCGAGGGTCGGATACCGGCCGGTACCCACAATGAGGCGTGAATTAAGTGAAACGGGCCCGAGGGCTAAGGTATCAGAATCTGGAGATTTCAGTCGGTTTCGTTTTCGTCGTCATCAGCCACTGCAACCGCTTCTTTGCGGTCATAGCCAAATTTGACTTTTTCGTCGGCGAGCATGCTCAGCGTCTGAACAGAGCTTTTGCGGCGTTTGAGGCCTTTGGGCACGTCGAGCTTAAAAAGATGGTCTACGACATCGAAGCTGGCACAGGCAACCTCATATTTTTTGCTTTTCGCGAGGTAGAGTATTTTGGCAATTTCGATGTCTTTCATGCGGGGGTACTCCCGCCAGCATTCATAGTTGAAACCAACTGTAAAGAAAAATGAATAAGCCCACGACCAAAAAGCGCCTCATGAACCTGCTTTTTGGCGACCCCGAAGCCGAGGCGATGGGTATGGGGGGGGGCTTTGTGCTTTTTCCCCGGCGGTTGCCGCCCGACCTTGACGTTCTTTTCTTCGATGAATATATTCGCGCTCTGCGCATGCCCGTCATTTGGGTGACGATTCTCGTTTATGCGATCGTGCTCATCGGCATCTGCTATTACCAGTCGAAATTTGCCTACCTGACGCAGTGGGCCGTGATTTCGGTTTTTATCGGTTTCGTGACGATACTCGATATCTACTTTTTTTGGGAACTCACCA
The sequence above is a segment of the Turneriella parva DSM 21527 genome. Coding sequences within it:
- a CDS encoding GNAT family N-acetyltransferase codes for the protein MSFSRIETERLILRTWRREDLNDFAEMNADLEVMRFFPTTLTSEESNILFDKIVGHFEEKGFGLFALETRETQEFIGFTGLSTITFQAPFSEIIELGWRIIRKYQCRGYATEAANAAKNYAFHKLGFKSLVAFTVPENVASRRVMEKIGMIRNPDEDFDHPRVPQQHPLRRHVLYRVKAS
- a CDS encoding AbrB/MazE/SpoVT family DNA-binding domain-containing protein → MILQIVKVGNSKGLRIPKSILEQYHIEDEVDVTSTKDGLLLKPIKSKARAGWAKKFKEMATNRDDRLLMPDFTDAADRDWQW
- a CDS encoding thiazole synthase, which produces MKSPDSDTLALGPVSLNSRLIVGTGRYPTLEIMQACHRVAETQMVTVALRRIEVRDSNRSASLVDHVDTTNITLLPNTAGCAFAADALRLARIAAAMGNTHLKIEVTGDVQTLLPDPIETLKAVELIKADPASKHLYLMVYTSDDPVMARRLADAGAECIMPAASPIGSGRGVANEANLTILLTMMRGRLPVIVDAGIGTPSHAARAMELGADAVLLNTAIAKAKDPVLMAAAMRDAVKAGRAGFLAGAIPAKLYATASSPQ
- a CDS encoding immunity 63 family protein; this translates as MAQIGFTAQNYAIRVTERQGDLALYAIFRKNLLMNHLSLLQIKNLVRKKAMLISAPNNYLPSFGKPTYDAHPHIELNNQKYHYVILERGKESERRSTPDLEEFFYWIFKAITWSMAVDFELSNRIIGEDCRRMIFQKQSELLGALDQNWQRRFGSETAQLLQQFPFDDVAGLRASYSGRLRKKGFAESTIEKLAFRKFPKVVP
- a CDS encoding M23 family metallopeptidase — its product is MRIILFTFALTLQFIIMAACKSQQKLEEERNILEVYEYEAEKFHRLLTQIPTFDGFDFPICKPEGAGCYDANPFGTDDHLGEDWNAGPNNKDLGKPIYSIGNGVVVYSRDIGNGWGKVLRVIHRVQTGNSFDYIEALYAHFHKMEPSLGDFLTRGQRIGTIGTAGGSYEAHLHLELRSRIAMPIGGGYSANTAGFLVPKVYIKQHRPKKN
- a CDS encoding type II toxin-antitoxin system PemK/MazF family toxin; its protein translation is MVVEQYDVFLINLDPTIGHEIKKTRPCLIISPNEMNGNISTIIIAPMTTVSRNYPTRVKTVFKKKTGYIVLDQIRTVDKARLVKKLGKVNIEAIGSVKSVLREMLID